From the genome of Deltaproteobacteria bacterium:
ACTGACGGGAATGGACTTTGCCGAACGGAGATAGACGCCTCCACCCTTGCTGATAAGATCGCTGCTGTAATCGTTCCAGGAAGATCTGGCAAGGCCGAAGAGGCGCTTTCGCTCCCGGAAACTCTTCTGGGGATCCGGATGGGGATCGAGAAAGATATGGAGGTGGTTAAAAGCTCCCACCAGTTTTAGCTTATCGGAAAGAAGCATGCCGTTACCGAAAACATCACCCGACATATCACCGATTCCCACAACAGTAACAGACTCTTTCTGAACATCGATACCGATTTCCCTGAATTCCCTTTTTATCGATTCCCAGGCGCCGCGGGCGGTAATGCCGATCTTCTTGTGGTCGTACCCTGTTGCTCCCCCTGAAGCAAAGGCATCTCCCAACCAGAAGTTGCAGTTCTTCGATATCTCATTTGCACGGTCTGAAAGAAGCGCCGTCCCCTTATCGGCAGCAACGACAAGATAGGGATCGAAGTCATCATAAGAAAGCACCCCTTTGGGGGATATTTCCTTTTCTTCCGCATAATTATCGGTAAGATCCAGCAGACCATTGATAAATAAACTGTACTGGGCTTTCATGTATTCATAGAGGCCCTCCTTTGCAAGGAATGGTCTCTTTTTTACAAAGAAACCACCTTTAGCCCCTTCAGGCACGATAATTCCGTTTTTAAGTTTCTGCGTCTTCATGAGGGCCAGGATTTCCGTCCTGAAGTCATCTCCCCTGTCGCTCCAGCGAATCCCTCCCCTTGAGACTCTGCCATCACGGAGATGAATACCCTCAAAGGTGGGTGAATGAACATAAATTTCAGCCATCGGCCTCGGTGAAGGGATAATGGCAAGCTCTCTGGCTGAAACCTTTATGGAAATATATTCCTTTTCAGGTTTTATATAAAAGTTGGTTCTCACCGTTGCCCCCACTACCTGGAAAAGAGAATTAAGGATCTGGTAATCTCCAAGACTCTGAATATCAGCCAGATGGGCCAATACCCTTTCTTCAGCCTCAAGGAGGAGCTTCCTTCTCTCTTTTTTCGATTTAATTCCGGGATTAAACTTTACATGGAAAAGTCCGAAAAGATCCCTTGCGTAATAGCTGTACCTGATGATCGTCTCTATGACAGAGGCGTTGTTATATACCCTGTTAGCCTGCAAAAGATAGTTTTTGAGCGTGCGAATAAGGTCGACGGCGCGCCACTCCATACCCTCCAGCGTCAGAAGTCTGTTCAGACGGTCATCTTCCAGGCGGCCTTCCCTGATGGAAACCAGGGCATCATAGAAAAGCGGAATAAGACCTTTTAACCTTCCAAGCTCCAGGGGCTCACCTTTTATGGTGTAGTTGTAAAGAAAAGCGCTTCCATTTCCGGGGATATCCTTAAAATAGCAAGCCTGTTCACCTGTCACATAGAGACCGAAGTTCTCAAGCTCCTTCAAAATCTGCATAAGCGGAACGGTTGTTAAAGAATAGAGGCTTAGTATGGCAAGGCCTTCTCCCTGGTGGCGATACCCTATCTGTAAAGAACCATCATTAAAAAGATCTTCCAGCTTATTAATATCCGGAAGGGCATCTTTTGGCGGGGTCGAATCCTTGTACAGCTTGTCAATAGATCCGATATACCTGTTAAAGAGAAGAGAAGCCCTTGATTCCATATCGTTGTAAAGGGCGAGATAGAAGCGCTCATCCCAATCGGTTGATATTTCCCTGATGGCATCTTCTAAAACAAGAGAACTCACTTCTTCAAATTCCTTGCCGGGAGAAACAAAGTAATAAAAGAGGAGGGCCCTTGCTTCCGTGCTGGAATGATGCCACAGGGCAAGAGGTCTGTTGAAATAGGTCGTGAGATGCCTTTCTATGGCCCGCCTGACGGAATAGCTGTTGTCGTTCCTCGCTATGGTAACCATAACCATGGCGTAACGCCCCTTATCCCCCATACGGATGTGTACGGTAACATCTTCATCACTCTGGGCGGACATGATATTGAAGATAGTCTCTCTTAGCTGTTCAATAGTCGTGTAGAGTATCTCCTGCTTGGGCAGATAATTAAATATGGCCCTCGCCTCGCGGAACTCGAATGAACTGGCGCCTTCTTCGACATTTTCCGTCAACAGTTGTGATTTACGCCGCAGGATGGGAATGGCATCACTTCTCCAGTTTGTAGCGCCCCTGGTAAGCCTGCCGATAAGAACGGTTTCCCGCTTCTCCCCCTCGGTCCATTTGTCATGTCTTATACTGAAAAATTCAACCGGTGAAAGCTGGTAGATAATATTATCGCCACTGCTGCAAAAATCGGATGATACAAACCTGTCAGTTGCTGCTCTCAAAAGGATAATATCTTCAACTTCTCTTATAAAACCCGGTATAATCTTCTCAACAAGCCCCTTTTCCCGAAATATGCCAAGCCCTTTTTGCTCATCCGTAAAGAGGAGTTTCTTCCCCTTTTCCTCCCTTATTTCGTAATCCCTGACACCAAGGATGACAAAGTTATCTGCGGCAATCCACTTTAAGAATTCACAAACCTCCCTTCCGTTATAGATGCTGTAGGGAACTTGAAGACCATCAATAGAATCTGACAGATGGTTAAGTTTTTCTTTCATCTCATAGAAATCATCAATAGAATAAGACAAACACCTGAGGATAGCCGGAATATCATGGCAAATTTCTTTGATCTTCCCCTTTTCCGTAATTTTTTCAATATAGAAATTGATAAAAAGCTCGCACTCTCCCTTACAGCCGTTGGAAACCCTTATCAGTTTCCTCTCCTCCCTTTCTGCATGGAAAGTGGGATGAACCACCCCGATAATACGAAAGCCTTTCTTTATGAAATAGTTCCTGACAGACTCAAAAATAAAGGGTTTGTTCGTCGTATGTATCTCTACAACCGTCGTGTCACGGCTGAAAAGATGTTTGTGATCAGAGTCTTCCATTGGATTGTAGACCCTGACTTTTGGTTTGAAATGCTTTTTACCGCCCTTTAGCTCATAAGGCGGAGTATCGGATATGACACGAAGGTAGTCCTCGACGGCATGAAGTATTTCATCGCCGCTTAAATCTTTCCATAAATTATTGGGGAGGGTTTTTAACGTGATGGCCAG
Proteins encoded in this window:
- a CDS encoding NAD-glutamate dehydrogenase yields the protein MQTIKKNKMGEIDKLLSNKGKDSLFSDFLAITLKTLPNNLWKDLSGDEILHAVEDYLRVISDTPPYELKGGKKHFKPKVRVYNPMEDSDHKHLFSRDTTVVEIHTTNKPFIFESVRNYFIKKGFRIIGVVHPTFHAEREERKLIRVSNGCKGECELFINFYIEKITEKGKIKEICHDIPAILRCLSYSIDDFYEMKEKLNHLSDSIDGLQVPYSIYNGREVCEFLKWIAADNFVILGVRDYEIREEKGKKLLFTDEQKGLGIFREKGLVEKIIPGFIREVEDIILLRAATDRFVSSDFCSSGDNIIYQLSPVEFFSIRHDKWTEGEKRETVLIGRLTRGATNWRSDAIPILRRKSQLLTENVEEGASSFEFREARAIFNYLPKQEILYTTIEQLRETIFNIMSAQSDEDVTVHIRMGDKGRYAMVMVTIARNDNSYSVRRAIERHLTTYFNRPLALWHHSSTEARALLFYYFVSPGKEFEEVSSLVLEDAIREISTDWDERFYLALYNDMESRASLLFNRYIGSIDKLYKDSTPPKDALPDINKLEDLFNDGSLQIGYRHQGEGLAILSLYSLTTVPLMQILKELENFGLYVTGEQACYFKDIPGNGSAFLYNYTIKGEPLELGRLKGLIPLFYDALVSIREGRLEDDRLNRLLTLEGMEWRAVDLIRTLKNYLLQANRVYNNASVIETIIRYSYYARDLFGLFHVKFNPGIKSKKERRKLLLEAEERVLAHLADIQSLGDYQILNSLFQVVGATVRTNFYIKPEKEYISIKVSARELAIIPSPRPMAEIYVHSPTFEGIHLRDGRVSRGGIRWSDRGDDFRTEILALMKTQKLKNGIIVPEGAKGGFFVKKRPFLAKEGLYEYMKAQYSLFINGLLDLTDNYAEEKEISPKGVLSYDDFDPYLVVAADKGTALLSDRANEISKNCNFWLGDAFASGGATGYDHKKIGITARGAWESIKREFREIGIDVQKESVTVVGIGDMSGDVFGNGMLLSDKLKLVGAFNHLHIFLDPHPDPQKSFRERKRLFGLARSSWNDYSSDLISKGGGVYLRSAKSIPVSLQMAEYLGTEKREVTGEEMVRLLLTAGVDLLYNGGIGTYIKSTDENDMEAGDKANDRVRVNGRRVRARIIGEGGNLGMTQRGRLEYSRGGGRCYTDALDNSGGVNISDHEVNLKIMLTYLLEKGEIRSLEERNRILLEMTDQVSQKVLKNNYLQSAACSIDSLRAGKNSEAFIFVIDEMERTTGLDRSEEFIPSSQDMKETLQKGDNVFSRPMIASLIGYQKMVYYRTILESNLLDSFYVQKYLVDYFPERMRREFEPFLAEHRLKREIISTAIVNRIINRAGISLFPLIASYTGKTIPEIAMAYIIVENLLQAEKFREEVHALDNMVSADLQYEYLIAMEEIIAYAIRWFLVHQPEERISFDFILQYSQAVKSFHHGLWECIGEICRHEKVALLSDNVKRDVEMKVPDALAKSYAVLPFMKDVMDIIRIKEEHHANFNETARLYLKVSDYFNIDWLIDSVNAIKASDRWGSESVFNMRHELKDCQDGIVLTVLNFKRKSEDLQEAFEHYLQEKVDDVEDYNRSVEELKGEGKVGIISLSVIIRKLSRFMVRSEDERG